The genome window GACAGTTCCTCCCAGGCCATGTCACGCCTCCTCTTGTAGTCCTGGAGTTTGGGCTTAAACCAGTCTATCCCTAGCTCTAGAGCCTTGATTGCCGCGAATTGGAGGGGTGCGGGTGGGCAGCTATACATGTTCGTGGCAAAAACGTCCATGGCCTTGATTACTTTCTCGTTGGCCACAACATAACCAATCCTGAACCCTGTCATGCCCCAGGTCTTGGAGAAACCACTTATATAGACGACATAATCTCTCCACTCTGGGTCTGAAAGGAAGGAGTAATGCTTTCCCTCGTAGACGTAGTCCTCGTAAATCTCGTCACTTATGACGTACATGTTTTTCCTTTTCGCGAGTTCGAGCAACCCCTCAACGTCACTCTTCTCGAGAACGGAGCCTGTAGGATTGTGAGGCGAGTTAATAATCATACCCCTTGGTTTACGCGTACTAGTCAAGGCCTTATCCACGTCTTCGTGTAAAAGCCTAAAGTCGTTCTCTTCTCTGAGTTTCACAAATACTGGTCTTCCGCCTGCATAACGTACCACGCATTCGTAGGTTGGAAAAGCGGGGTCTTGCACTATGATATCGTCACCTGGTCTAGTCAGGAGCGAGATTGCCATGAAGAGGGCGGCTTTAGCCCCGACGGTGACAGCGACCTCGCTCGGCTTCACGTCCACACCGTACTTCTGGCTAACATACCTCGCTATCATCTCGCGTAGCTCCTGTAGGCCTAGCGGAGATATATATCTCGTATTTCCTTTTTCCAACGCCTCCTTGACAGCCTCTATAGATTCTCGTGGAGGTTGGAAGTCGGGCTGCCCTATGCCGAAGCTGATTATATCGAGTCCCTTTCGCCTCGCCTCGTTGGCTAGGTCAAGGTATACGAATGCCCCCTCTGGTTCTAGCTGCTCAGCGAGAGGAGAAAAAATATGAGATGGTTTAGACATGGTGCTTCTCCTACTCAAGAACAGCCAATGCCCTCACAGGGCTTGCTGAACCGTTGGAGATTTTAAGGGGGAAACCGTAGAAGTGAAAGTTCTTGCCTACAAGTTCTTTTAGGTTGGTCAGGTTCTCAAATATAACTATACCCTTGGGAAGCAACACCTTGTGTCCTGGGAAGGGTGCCTGGTCAATGCTAGGCGCATCGATACCCACAGCATTAATCTCGAGTTCTGCCAGATACTTGGCCCCGCTTTCATCTAGGCCTGGATGGTTAAACCACTCGGGTGTCCCGGCTTTAGAGTCATAGCCCGTCATTATAAGGACGACCCAGCCCTTGCCAACACCCTTACCCTTAAGGGCTTTCTCCAAAAACTCACGCGTAATAGGTGCCTTAGGTCCAAGACCTGTGGCATCCACTACAACGCCCTTACCCATGAATCTCTCGAGTGGCACCTTGTCAATTGTCGGAGCCCCCTCTATGAAGTGTGCCGGGGAGTCAACATGTGTACCTGTATGCTCCACCAACATGAGAACATTGCTATAATAGCCATGCTCTTTCACACTCGTCCATTGATGGATTATGGGGATAGGGTAGCCGGGGAAGACTGGTGTATTCGTTTTAAGGTCTACAGTCAAATCTACTATTTTCATGGGGCTCAGCATTAAAATATCTCAAGGGGAAAAAAATAAAGATATGTTTCAACCTGGTTCATCAAAAAATTTAAATATCAAACTTAAAGCATCCAACGCTTCTTTACAGGTACTTAATGCTTCTCTTCTCTTTCTCGATAGGTAGCTTTTCGAGTACCCGTGCTTCCGAGCCACGTTCCCAAGAGTTGATCCTGAAAGTATATCGTTTATCACATCGTTAGCTGGAGTTGAGGCTCTACGGCTAACATCCGTCAAATTCGTACAGGCTTGTATGATTGAAGCTATTCGCGGGTAAGCCCCAGGGAGAACTCTTGAGTTCACCACCTTAATCTCATGATTATTTGCTTTCAGGGCTTCACGGATCATACGCGTACTTCCCAAAGAAACAACTATCCAGTACTCGTAACCCCCCTTGGCAAATATCGGACTAAACCATAGGAGCTTAGGATTCCCGGATAAAGAATTCATTAAATTAGTTCGATGCATTGCAAGTGAGATGATAGAAGTACCTACTCCTTTCATGAGGATCTCTGCCTTTAAAATACGCGGGCTATTCCTTAACACGTTTATCAGCTCTCTCAGCACGCGTGTCTCTACGGCTAGATGGCCTTGAATGTACTTACCGGAGACGCGAGAGGATATCGCCTCAAGCCTCGTTGATTGAAGTTTCTCCGAAGCCTCAACAACGGGGCAGTCCGGCTGGTACACTCGCCAGGTTTCAACCAGCATTAAATTGAAATGCAGAAGTAGGCTAATATTCATTTTCTTTCTCGTTATTAAAAAATTTTTTATGTTTAAAGTAATTTTCAAATCATTTTTTAAGCATTCTGTTGATTTCATCAATGCAATTAATCTTAAAGTTTAATGGTTCCGGGAGGTCTTCACGGACGCCAATCCTCGATGATCTAGAAACACAAGGTTCATCTATATCTAGAAAATATACGGGTCGTACTTCGCTATCCTCAGAGCAGAGAAACTTTTTGTGAAGGTCCTTATTGATCCCCAGATACCTTGTGACTCTTCCAGGCCCCCATATCGCTTTGCCGGCAGCAGTCCCACTTGCAACGTTAACTGGCAGGATGCCTCTGATCAGTACAGCTCCCAGAGAGTTAGGTTCATGTGCAACTATGTTTAGGAGCCACTGTCTATGAACACCATAGACCAGAGCAGTACAGGGCTGAGAGGCCATCGTCCTTGCCAGGTCTCCCCCTTTCCTGGCTCTAGAAGCTGGGTCTTCTGGGCCAAAATAAGGCTCTGTTTCTAAAATAACTCCTGCCATGTCAAGCTTAATATTAACCAAGAGTTTACCTAAGAGCTGACGTGCTACTGTATCGGGTTTTCTCGCAAAAAAGTCTTGCAGGATGATTTTGCCAGAGCGTTGCATGGGAGTCTCACCTTTAATGATCTTGTAATTTTCCAGGGCCTTGTACCTTTTTAATATTTGAAAAAAGCTGCTGAATCATTTTTTAAAAAAAAATAATTTTTGACGAGAATCCTATTACTCGGGGCCTTTTTCAAAGAAAACCTTGTATATCAGGTAGGCTGCAGCAGTCATTAATATTGCTAAGCCGACAGCTGTCACTAAGAAGAGTTCAGGGCTCTGAGCGAGAGGGTTCAGCTTTTCCATGTTCAGCTCGCTTGCGAGTATCGTCTTGTACGGCTCGGGGAGTTGATTGAGGATGAGCGGAGCATTGGCGACGAGGTATGGGTATTGTGAGAAGGCGTTGAGGTATTCTCCCAGCATTATGGTGAGTAGCCCTGCCGCTGCGCCAGAGTAAGTCAATATTGTTGTCGACTTCAACTCTTGCTGTTCAAGCCTTGCTCTGTAGAGCTTGAAGAGTATGAAGCCCTGCCAAGCTACCAATACCATTTTCAGCAGGAATAACCATGAGTAGTTGGATGTCGTTGGAGCCGCCAGGTTTACTCCTAGAAAGCCGAATATGTTATTAAACTTTATAGGAGTAGCCGCTAGTGATATCGAGTACCACGCTCCAAGAAACATCATCGCGAACAATCCCATACCCGCGTACTCAAGGCTTTTGCGGAGCAGACTCTTCTCCTCCTCCGAGATTCCGTTAGTTACTGCTTTGTGGTTGAGAAGAGCTGCAATGAAGAGAAAGCCGGCTGTAAGGGCGCCAGTGACACTCTTCAAGTATAGGGGCAGGAAGGTTGGGTTTTGTAAGGCTGCTAATACGTCTAGGCTGAGCTTAGGGGAGAGGGTGAGGCCGACAGGTGTATTCAAGAAGGCAAAAACTGCTCTGAAGCCTAAGGGTATCAGGTAAGCTGTCAGCACTAGGAGTACTCCAAAGGCCAGATGGATATTCCTGTCCAGTTTGTCCCAACCGTAGTAGTAGACAACTATTGCTAGGAAGTGTAGGAGAATAGCCACTATAGATATCCCGAATGGGATCATTGTTATGTTTCCCGCGATGCCAAGGAAACCTGGATAGAAGCTTAAGAGGAATACAGTGAAAGCCGTTCCCATGACGCCTGCTAGACCGTAGGTTGCAGCGTATATTCGGAAGAAGCTATAGGCTGTTGCATCTATTTCTTTGTCAAGTTTGATGTCGGCCTGCCTTTTGAGAAATACAACTATAGTAGACAAGGCTATGCCTAGGTTTACCGCGACTATGTGCAAGCCGAAGACTAGCGCGAGGAAAAACACCGGGGCATTCATTACTGATCACCTCTCAATGACGGGAGATATAATATCCTGTAAGCCGCATAGATGAGTAGAGAGAGGGCAGCCAAGAAGATAAACGCTACAAGAATGTATGCGGAGGGGCTTGCAGGGTTTGCGGTGTGTGCAACGTCAACGGTCATCACCCCGTAGATGGACCATGGCTTACGGCCGATCTCCCTTACAGCCCAACCTAGAAATGATACAAGCTGTGCGAGTATGGGGCTTAGGGCTGCAAGCACGAGTAGAGATGTGTTTATCTTTGTATTCTTGTAAACGAGGACAAACATGACTATCGCGAAGAGTCCTAGCAGGACTGCAAGGCCCGTTTTAACGTAGTAAAGATAGTGGATGAGCAAGGGAGGCCTGCAATCAGAGATAGGCGGGGCACCTCCTAGGACACAGTATCCCGGAGGTATAAGATCGTAATCGGGTAGCTGCGCATCAGGCCTCCCATATATTATTATTTTCATCAGGTTCTCTATTCCAAACGTCCGAGGGATGCTCATGATGCTGCTGCTCTGGCCCTCCATTGCGGCTAGTTTTTCAGGGTTATAATGCGCTATTTCCTCTCCCATCACGTGGCCAAAAATTGCTCCCTGTACAATGATAGCTATGAGTGAGAGTATAACGCCGAAGCGTAGACCGGTCTCGTAGTATTCCGACCTCTTCTTTAAAAGAAGAAGGGCGTATGCCCCTAGAATGGTGAAAGCTGTTGTGGTGATTCCAGCACCTATAGAGTGTAGGATGCTTCCTGGATAGACGGGAGACAGGAAAGTGACGCTTGTATACCCGACGTGCTCGACTGTGGCTAACAGGATGCTGTCGACTAAATCTTTTACAAGTATCTTCTCAGCTGGAAGTTGAATCCCGGGCTTCAAGAAACCAGCTAGTACGCTGTCCCTTAGGGTCACTCCACTCCAAGCTTCGTATGCGAGACGTGCAACGATCCTTGACGGGACATAGACGGCGACCCCCTCTTTAACCTCGCCAACCACTTCTACCTCCAGAGGGAGAAGTTTTGACACGTCGAGAGCAGAGGCTATCTGCGATGGGAGAACAAGTAGAACTTTGGGATATCCCTGCTGGTAGAGCCAGCCTTTCTGCTGGTCGAAGGCCGGGGCTATCCCGGTGGGGGCAACCATGTAGCTGTTAACGCTCACAATCATGGCTGCGCTGAACCATGCACCGAAGAGCGCTAGGAATGCTATAGCTATTCTCGCGTTTAGCGACAGCTTGCTCCAGGCAAAGACAAGTAGGTAGATGAAGACTATCTCGGTGAGAAAGGCGAAGATTTCAAGGTACAGTGGGAAATAAATGTAACGTCCAGCAGCTTCTAGGAGGTTTGGCCATATCACTACGAGTCCGAACTCGGATGCCGTCCCCGAGGCAGCTCCGACGGCGAATATTAACCCCAGGGCTTTTGTGGCTGTTCTAGCTATTTTTTCGTAATTCGTTTTTCCTGTTCTCTTGTAAGCTAGTAGGGCGAGAAGGATCACCAGCGGTAATCCGAGCACGTACTGGAGTATGAACCAGTGTATTTCGATGCCGATGATGCTTAAAATCCTATCTATAGATGCTGGGTAACTCAGCCATTGGCTTAGTAAATCCATGTTTATCAATTTTCTAACATTTTATTTTATTAATAAAAATTTTTCCTTATATGATTTTAACCCAAAATTTAAAAGATAAGGATACTGCCCTAGAAGCCATCAAGGATCAAATTCTCCATGAAAAATTTTTAGATCTATCTTGTATTATATTGTAGAATGTCAGCGAGGAGGGTTTTGATCCTTCTAATGTTGGGTTGGGGCTTAGGGGCGATGTGCGCAGGGATAGTCAGCGGGACGCTAAGCCTTATTAAATCGGATCTGCACCTAACCGGCGAGGAAACTGGTCGTGTTCTAAGTAGCTGGTCCCTGGGAATGCTGGTCGGTGCCTCTCTCTATGGGTATTTTGCTGATAGATTCGGGAGGAGGATCAGCATTCTAGTCTCAACGGTTGGTCTAGGAGTCTTCACCTCGCTGAGCTATATCGCTCGTGGCTGGTTAGACTTAAGCTTTTACCGTATCCTAGCAGGAGCCTCTAATGCAGGCTACATGGTTGTGGCTAGCACGATGATGAGTGAGTTTGCCCCCACATACTCGCGCGGCAGGCTAGTAGCCATTCTTGAGAGCTCCTGGGCTCTCGGCTGGCTCCTCGCGTTATTCCTGGCGAGGATTATAGCACCAATGTATGGCTGGAGGCCGGTTTTCCTAACTGCCTTCTCGTCGATCTTACTTGCAATGATCCTTTACCCTACTTTACCTGAATCGCCTAGATACCTAAAACTAAGAAAGGAGTTGAACTCAAGCAGTTCTGTAGTAGAAGGAGCGAAAAACTCTATGAAGTCAAAGGGCTTAGCAAGTGTTTCTGTATGGGAGCTTCTCAGGCCGCCTTACCTTAGAAGAACGATCATGCTCTGGACACACTGGTTCGCTATAGCTCTGACCTACTGGGGGATTTTCCTGTGGTTACCAGATATGCTCAATGCACGCGGACTTGGCTATGCAAAGAGCCTTGAGTTCTCAATAATTATAACTTTAGCACAGATCCCGGGATATCTCTCTGCAGCCTACCTCATCGAGAAAGCAGGCAGGAAGCCGACCCTTGCCAGTTATATGTTGCTGGGTGGACTAGCAAGTATAGGAGTCTTCATGGCGTCAGCTCAACTCGACCTGTTCATCTGGGGTAGTCTGGTCTCATTCTTCAATCTTGGGGCATGGGGGGTAACATACGCCTATACGCCAGAGCTCTATCCGACGCGGTTGAGGGGGACCGGGAGCGGATGGGCAAACAGCTTTGGTCGGATAGGGGGGATTATTGGACCATATGCCGCCGGCGTCCTCATGCAAACTTTTAAAGACCCACTGACGCCCTTCTCCTTATTCGCACTCATGCACATCGTATCAGCTTTCACTGTATTCACACTGGGTGTAGAGACAAAGGGGAAACCGCTTGAGGAGGTATCCCCCTAGGTCTTAGGCAAAATTATTCATCTCGTCTTAAAGTATTTTTAGCAGCTAAGATTCCTAGTATGGAAGTGGTTATGCGGGTTATAGCTGGTACGACAAACCCGTCCAAGCTGGTGGGTATACGCAGGGCATTTGAAGCTGTATATGGAGCCATAGAGCTCTCTAGTATCCGTGTGGAAACCCCGAACCCACAGCCCTTAGGATTGTTAGAGATATTACATGGGGCTAAGCTGAGGGCTGAAACGGCTTCTAAATCGGTGAATGTCTTTGACTTCTCTGTGGGGGTTGAAGCCGGTATTATCCAGGTAGGAGACTTTTACATTGATGTACAGCTGGCTTATGTCATGGACAATAAGGGGGGTGTCTCAATAGGATTAAGCCCTGGCTTCCCATTACCACGAGCCTTCACAGACGGAATTTTCAGAGGGGGTTACCGTGAACTAGAGGAGGTGGCTGATGCTTATTACGGTACGAAGGATATTGGCGAGAAGGGCGGCTTAATAAAGCTGCTCTCAAAGTCTATGGTAACCCGTGAGGATCTAACTTTTCACGCCACGCTTATGGCCCTTATCACTTTCATGAACCGTGAACTCTACGAAGGAAATGTGCGGTAAAACATTATAGTTACGTTGTTTTATCACTTCTAGAGCCGCCTTGTCCTCTCTACCTCTAAAGCATTACTCGAACCCTCGAGTGGTGGCAGAGCTCTCAGAATTTCTAAGGGGGAGATGGGTAGCCGTCCACTGTGAGAGGAAGCTCAAAGATGGTAGGCCGATACTCATAAGGTATATAGGAGCCTTGCCGTTGCGTGTAAGCAAGCCGGCGGACTTTCATACTGTTTTCAAACGGCTGGCTGCTCTAGGTCCCAGGTCTTTTTATGGCACGGCGAACATCTACCACAAACTTGAAAGGCGAGAGGACGCACTTGACTATTCAAGCAACATCAGACAAAGGACGCTTACCTGGGACATAGACTCCACTCCAGAACACTGGAAGGCTACCGTCGAGGTAGCGCGTCTAATCGTAGAAGAGCTCGAAAAGGAAGGCGTTACAAGGAGCGTGTGGCTCAAGTGGAGCGGGCGTGGGATGCACGTCCACGTGCACGAGGGGGCTTTAAGCGAGGGGTTCCTTAAGAAGAATGGCGTCCTCGACGCGACCTGGTCGGCAGTACAGCTTATACTTGAAAGGATTCGTGGAAAAGTCCACGCGGTGAATCTCAGATACGGCTCTAAAATAAAGGTGGAGAACCTTATGGATCCCCAGAGAGTCTTTACCGCGCCTTTAAGCCTGCACAGGCAACTGGATGTAGTGTGCGTAGCGTTGAAGCCGGATGAACTTGATTCCTTCGAGCCCTCTTGGACAGACCCCTCAAGATTCAAGCACAATACTGATTGGAGGGTTTTCGAGGAGGGGGAGGCTGAGGCTCTTGCTGAAAAGGCTCTACGCGAGATAGGAGGCTATCTCAAAAAGAGTGAGAGTTCCTATGAAAGACGATTAGATGGAAAGCCCCCCGTAATAAGACAAACGTTAAATCTACCATCTGGCGACGTCGACCTCTCCACTCTCAAACTACACGAGAACCCTGGCCCACTCTACAGGAGGAAACTCTTACACGATCCAAGACTAGCGGTAAGATTTCTTGAGGATATTCTAAGCCATTACGTTCTTGGAAATATTTCGCTCGCGGAGGCAGAGTCCCTTATAAGCAGCACTATGAATGTAA of Thermofilum uzonense contains these proteins:
- a CDS encoding pyridoxal phosphate-dependent aminotransferase, whose protein sequence is MSKPSHIFSPLAEQLEPEGAFVYLDLANEARRKGLDIISFGIGQPDFQPPRESIEAVKEALEKGNTRYISPLGLQELREMIARYVSQKYGVDVKPSEVAVTVGAKAALFMAISLLTRPGDDIIVQDPAFPTYECVVRYAGGRPVFVKLREENDFRLLHEDVDKALTSTRKPRGMIINSPHNPTGSVLEKSDVEGLLELAKRKNMYVISDEIYEDYVYEGKHYSFLSDPEWRDYVVYISGFSKTWGMTGFRIGYVVANEKVIKAMDVFATNMYSCPPAPLQFAAIKALELGIDWFKPKLQDYKRRRDMAWEELSKIPGVHVVKSRGAFYLFPNVQEALQRTGLKSVDELARQLLFEKGVVLLPGTAFPLWGGDGYMRLSYVLPEEKIREGLRRFREFIVEKGGVS
- a CDS encoding cytochrome ubiquinol oxidase subunit I, with translation MNAPVFFLALVFGLHIVAVNLGIALSTIVVFLKRQADIKLDKEIDATAYSFFRIYAATYGLAGVMGTAFTVFLLSFYPGFLGIAGNITMIPFGISIVAILLHFLAIVVYYYGWDKLDRNIHLAFGVLLVLTAYLIPLGFRAVFAFLNTPVGLTLSPKLSLDVLAALQNPTFLPLYLKSVTGALTAGFLFIAALLNHKAVTNGISEEEKSLLRKSLEYAGMGLFAMMFLGAWYSISLAATPIKFNNIFGFLGVNLAAPTTSNYSWLFLLKMVLVAWQGFILFKLYRARLEQQELKSTTILTYSGAAAGLLTIMLGEYLNAFSQYPYLVANAPLILNQLPEPYKTILASELNMEKLNPLAQSPELFLVTAVGLAILMTAAAYLIYKVFFEKGPE
- a CDS encoding cytochrome ubiquinol oxidase subunit I, which gives rise to MDLLSQWLSYPASIDRILSIIGIEIHWFILQYVLGLPLVILLALLAYKRTGKTNYEKIARTATKALGLIFAVGAASGTASEFGLVVIWPNLLEAAGRYIYFPLYLEIFAFLTEIVFIYLLVFAWSKLSLNARIAIAFLALFGAWFSAAMIVSVNSYMVAPTGIAPAFDQQKGWLYQQGYPKVLLVLPSQIASALDVSKLLPLEVEVVGEVKEGVAVYVPSRIVARLAYEAWSGVTLRDSVLAGFLKPGIQLPAEKILVKDLVDSILLATVEHVGYTSVTFLSPVYPGSILHSIGAGITTTAFTILGAYALLLLKKRSEYYETGLRFGVILSLIAIIVQGAIFGHVMGEEIAHYNPEKLAAMEGQSSSIMSIPRTFGIENLMKIIIYGRPDAQLPDYDLIPPGYCVLGGAPPISDCRPPLLIHYLYYVKTGLAVLLGLFAIVMFVLVYKNTKINTSLLVLAALSPILAQLVSFLGWAVREIGRKPWSIYGVMTVDVAHTANPASPSAYILVAFIFLAALSLLIYAAYRILYLPSLRGDQ
- a CDS encoding cyclase family protein encodes the protein MKIVDLTVDLKTNTPVFPGYPIPIIHQWTSVKEHGYYSNVLMLVEHTGTHVDSPAHFIEGAPTIDKVPLERFMGKGVVVDATGLGPKAPITREFLEKALKGKGVGKGWVVLIMTGYDSKAGTPEWFNHPGLDESGAKYLAELEINAVGIDAPSIDQAPFPGHKVLLPKGIVIFENLTNLKELVGKNFHFYGFPLKISNGSASPVRALAVLE
- a CDS encoding MFS transporter; translated protein: MSARRVLILLMLGWGLGAMCAGIVSGTLSLIKSDLHLTGEETGRVLSSWSLGMLVGASLYGYFADRFGRRISILVSTVGLGVFTSLSYIARGWLDLSFYRILAGASNAGYMVVASTMMSEFAPTYSRGRLVAILESSWALGWLLALFLARIIAPMYGWRPVFLTAFSSILLAMILYPTLPESPRYLKLRKELNSSSSVVEGAKNSMKSKGLASVSVWELLRPPYLRRTIMLWTHWFAIALTYWGIFLWLPDMLNARGLGYAKSLEFSIIITLAQIPGYLSAAYLIEKAGRKPTLASYMLLGGLASIGVFMASAQLDLFIWGSLVSFFNLGAWGVTYAYTPELYPTRLRGTGSGWANSFGRIGGIIGPYAAGVLMQTFKDPLTPFSLFALMHIVSAFTVFTLGVETKGKPLEEVSP
- the yjjX gene encoding inosine/xanthosine triphosphatase; its protein translation is MRVIAGTTNPSKLVGIRRAFEAVYGAIELSSIRVETPNPQPLGLLEILHGAKLRAETASKSVNVFDFSVGVEAGIIQVGDFYIDVQLAYVMDNKGGVSIGLSPGFPLPRAFTDGIFRGGYRELEEVADAYYGTKDIGEKGGLIKLLSKSMVTREDLTFHATLMALITFMNRELYEGNVR
- a CDS encoding DNA-3-methyladenine glycosylase; its protein translation is MQRSGKIILQDFFARKPDTVARQLLGKLLVNIKLDMAGVILETEPYFGPEDPASRARKGGDLARTMASQPCTALVYGVHRQWLLNIVAHEPNSLGAVLIRGILPVNVASGTAAGKAIWGPGRVTRYLGINKDLHKKFLCSEDSEVRPVYFLDIDEPCVSRSSRIGVREDLPEPLNFKINCIDEINRMLKK